A DNA window from Carnobacterium funditum DSM 5970 contains the following coding sequences:
- a CDS encoding chemotaxis protein CheA, whose amino-acid sequence MDENSKYLELFFEEADEHLQSLNEQVLELEKHPEQSEIVDVMFRSAHTIKGMAATMGFDTMAKLTHNMENVFDLLKSDVVQADEQSIALIFDCLDTLSELVEDLREENNVERDISTLIEQLNAVVNGEREAIVEATDATDEQFNLDLHKLDDSDIQVIENAKESGFNAFRLAVKVAEDSSMKNARVFLVMSKLEQAGDVLYVEPTTEVLENEDFGEIFKLIFLSKADEKTVKNLALDNSEIDAVLIETITDAQELIKTNLPARVEPKEIAVVEQELVKIETIDTKKSAAKTPQKQAMNHSIRVDIDKLDTFMNLVSELVIYRTQLEDFSTQLQSAELNEPLEQVARISSELQELVLKIRMQPVSAVMSRFPRMVRDLANDLNKEFELVIEGEDTELDRTVVSELGEPLIHLIRNAADHGVEAPSKRVELGKPAKGQIKITAYQEGNRVVLTVSDDGKGLDPVVIRESAERKGIPTEGLSDKELQQLILHAGFSTAKEVTSISGRGVGMDVVKQKINLLGGTIEIDSVINKGTTFKINLPLTLSIIQSLLIKVGEETFAMPLGIVQKIIKPAAVDIIQVHNREIYLFEEVALPVIRLNEVFDIPAIEEDNFHLILVNQGDKQYALAVDDIIRQQEIAIKKLGKELSIMKKYLGATIMGNGGIIMILDIASICKETSQETNYEL is encoded by the coding sequence ATGGATGAAAATAGTAAATACCTCGAATTATTTTTTGAGGAAGCAGATGAACATTTACAAAGTTTGAATGAACAAGTACTTGAATTAGAAAAACATCCTGAACAATCTGAAATAGTCGATGTGATGTTTAGATCCGCACACACCATTAAAGGTATGGCAGCTACTATGGGTTTCGATACGATGGCTAAGTTAACCCATAACATGGAAAATGTGTTTGATTTATTGAAATCAGATGTGGTTCAAGCGGATGAACAATCTATTGCTCTCATTTTCGACTGTTTAGATACCTTATCAGAATTGGTTGAAGACTTACGCGAAGAAAATAATGTCGAACGCGATATTTCAACATTAATTGAACAATTAAATGCTGTTGTAAATGGAGAAAGGGAAGCCATTGTTGAAGCAACAGACGCAACAGATGAACAGTTTAATCTAGATTTACATAAACTAGACGATTCCGACATTCAAGTAATAGAAAACGCGAAAGAAAGTGGTTTTAATGCATTTAGATTAGCGGTTAAAGTTGCGGAAGATAGCAGTATGAAAAATGCCCGTGTGTTCTTGGTGATGAGTAAATTAGAACAAGCAGGCGATGTGCTTTACGTTGAGCCCACTACAGAAGTGTTAGAAAATGAAGATTTTGGAGAAATATTTAAACTCATCTTTTTAAGTAAAGCAGATGAAAAGACCGTTAAGAATTTGGCATTAGACAATAGCGAAATTGATGCGGTTTTGATTGAAACCATTACAGATGCTCAAGAGTTGATTAAAACCAATTTGCCAGCACGAGTAGAACCAAAAGAAATCGCTGTTGTCGAACAAGAACTAGTTAAAATAGAGACGATCGATACTAAAAAAAGTGCAGCGAAAACGCCACAAAAACAAGCGATGAATCATTCTATACGAGTCGATATCGATAAATTAGATACCTTTATGAACCTTGTATCCGAATTGGTTATCTACCGGACACAATTAGAAGATTTCAGTACACAACTTCAATCAGCAGAACTAAATGAGCCACTTGAACAAGTTGCCCGAATCAGTTCAGAATTGCAAGAATTAGTCTTGAAAATTAGAATGCAACCTGTTAGCGCAGTGATGAGTCGTTTCCCAAGAATGGTACGTGATTTAGCCAATGATTTAAATAAAGAATTTGAATTAGTGATTGAAGGGGAAGATACAGAACTAGATCGCACCGTTGTATCTGAACTGGGAGAACCCTTGATTCACTTAATCAGAAATGCAGCCGACCATGGGGTTGAAGCACCAAGTAAACGAGTAGAGCTAGGTAAGCCTGCCAAAGGGCAAATAAAAATCACCGCTTATCAAGAAGGGAACCGGGTTGTCTTAACCGTTTCTGATGATGGCAAAGGGTTAGACCCGGTAGTCATTAGAGAAAGCGCTGAAAGAAAAGGCATTCCAACAGAAGGACTAAGCGATAAAGAATTGCAACAACTGATCTTGCATGCTGGCTTTTCTACCGCAAAAGAAGTCACCAGTATTTCTGGGCGTGGCGTTGGAATGGATGTCGTCAAACAGAAAATCAATCTGTTGGGCGGAACCATCGAAATTGACAGTGTCATTAATAAAGGAACGACTTTTAAAATTAACTTGCCTTTGACGTTGTCTATTATCCAATCGTTGTTGATTAAAGTAGGAGAAGAAACATTCGCTATGCCGCTTGGAATTGTTCAAAAAATCATCAAACCAGCAGCAGTAGATATTATTCAAGTCCACAATCGTGAGATTTATCTGTTTGAAGAAGTGGCTCTTCCAGTCATTCGCTTAAATGAAGTCTTTGATATCCCTGCGATAGAAGAGGACAATTTTCACTTGATTTTAGTTAATCAAGGAGACAAACAATACGCATTAGCGGTGGACGATATTATTAGACAACAAGAAATTGCCATTAAGAAACTAGGCAAAGAATTAAGCATAATGAAGAAATACCTAGGGGCAACGATTATGGGAAATGGCGGTATTATCATGATTTTAGATATTGCTAGTATCTGTAAAGAAACGAGTCAGGAGACTAACTATGAACTCTGA
- a CDS encoding chemotaxis protein CheC yields MNSEYSALELDALKEVINIGGGNAATSLSQLIDKPVNMTVPIIEMLDYSEVYEQIMPEDAVVKAVMIRMFGDADGMFLFTVDQAASESIVKMMMPVGIEYSEQLADSALQELVNILVHSFLNAMIKLLDIHLLTSVPLLTKDMFGAIMSSVYLEQGQYEESVMIIKNEFYYAGDRLESSLYFVPQPGILEKMFELLGVGGED; encoded by the coding sequence ATGAACTCTGAGTATTCTGCTCTAGAATTAGATGCGCTTAAAGAAGTGATTAATATTGGCGGTGGGAATGCAGCAACGAGTTTGTCTCAATTAATCGATAAACCCGTCAATATGACGGTTCCGATTATTGAGATGTTGGATTACTCAGAAGTCTATGAACAAATCATGCCAGAAGACGCAGTCGTAAAAGCCGTCATGATACGGATGTTCGGCGATGCAGATGGGATGTTTCTTTTCACCGTCGATCAAGCCGCTTCTGAAAGTATTGTCAAGATGATGATGCCAGTAGGAATAGAGTATTCAGAGCAACTAGCTGATTCAGCCTTACAGGAGTTGGTTAATATTTTAGTCCATTCGTTTTTAAATGCGATGATTAAATTATTGGATATTCACTTGTTAACTTCTGTCCCGCTATTGACAAAAGATATGTTTGGGGCGATTATGAGTAGTGTCTATTTGGAACAAGGACAATATGAAGAATCCGTTATGATCATCAAGAATGAGTTTTACTATGCTGGAGACCGATTAGAGTCTTCATTGTATTTTGTTCCTCAACCAGGAATACTAGAAAAAATGTTTGAATTATTAGGAGTCGGAGGAGAAGATTAA
- a CDS encoding response regulator, translating to MTKRVMIVDDAAFMRMKLKDILQKNGYEVVAEAQNGLEAIEKYKVEKPDLVTMDITMPEMDGVEALKAIKAFDSASRVVMCSAMGQQGMVMDAIRSGAVDFIVKPFDTDRVIKALDKAAL from the coding sequence ATGACAAAAAGAGTAATGATAGTAGACGATGCAGCATTTATGAGAATGAAACTAAAGGATATTTTACAAAAGAATGGGTATGAAGTGGTGGCAGAGGCACAAAACGGCTTAGAAGCCATTGAAAAATACAAAGTTGAAAAACCAGATTTAGTGACAATGGACATTACGATGCCAGAAATGGACGGCGTTGAAGCTTTGAAAGCAATCAAAGCTTTTGATTCAGCTTCTAGAGTAGTGATGTGTAGCGCTATGGGACAACAAGGAATGGTAATGGATGCCATCCGTTCTGGAGCAGTTGATTTTATTGTCAAACCTTTTGACACAGACCGTGTTATTAAAGCGTTAGACAAAGCAGCACTGTAG
- a CDS encoding chemotaxis protein CheW, producing MTQIIVFTLNNKYYAFLSEDVEEILKKMPWTTIPQSPEWVQGLINLRGNVITLINFYKLLSPSVETKELCYNNSIIVKNKDEKLAFMVDNVEWVTEIDPADIQQLSNQADDHISGLIQVKDQIVNMINMETLFYKNEG from the coding sequence ATGACACAAATAATTGTTTTTACACTAAATAATAAGTACTACGCTTTCTTATCGGAAGACGTTGAAGAAATCTTAAAAAAAATGCCTTGGACAACCATCCCGCAATCCCCAGAATGGGTGCAAGGTTTAATTAACTTAAGAGGCAACGTGATTACGTTGATAAATTTTTACAAACTTCTTTCTCCCTCTGTTGAAACGAAAGAATTATGTTACAATAATAGTATCATTGTGAAAAACAAGGATGAAAAGTTGGCATTCATGGTGGATAATGTTGAGTGGGTCACTGAAATAGACCCAGCTGATATTCAGCAATTATCTAATCAAGCCGATGATCACATATCTGGATTGATTCAAGTAAAAGATCAGATAGTGAATATGATTAATATGGAGACACTATTTTATAAGAATGAGGGATAA
- the fliM gene encoding flagellar motor switch protein FliM encodes MKQVLSQQEIDSLLEAVKSGEIDESRLEEQENEKNKVKSYDFRRPARLSKEYISTLNMVFEEFSKIVGNRLSTQVRNNVELHLASVEQVSFDEFVHSVPRFTLMGLFHSKPLEGTQIIELSPQLSLQLIDLLCGSSEVRSNDDQPNKTSFTDIEKAILTDILGDFVHSFELAWRDVIELDVKLETTETNPQLLQNMSPNEPVILVTFTVDLFDVRTFANICVPYIFFETILDKLSLKNWFDTERGADRSDNKRIESSLNSAKVNLEVLLGEATMTLENFLQLELGDIIPLEGKTSDPLVMSVEQRPHYLVKPGLKGKNRAVEVLQYIEGEIN; translated from the coding sequence GTGAAACAAGTTTTATCACAACAAGAAATTGATTCTTTATTGGAAGCTGTTAAAAGCGGAGAAATTGATGAAAGTAGACTTGAAGAACAAGAAAACGAGAAAAACAAAGTGAAAAGTTACGACTTTAGACGTCCTGCTCGCCTTTCTAAAGAGTACATCAGTACCTTAAACATGGTCTTTGAAGAATTTTCAAAAATTGTCGGAAACCGATTATCAACCCAAGTTAGAAATAATGTTGAATTGCATCTTGCTTCAGTTGAACAAGTTAGTTTTGATGAGTTTGTCCACTCCGTTCCACGTTTTACGTTAATGGGGTTGTTCCATTCTAAACCGTTAGAAGGCACACAAATTATCGAATTAAGTCCGCAGCTTTCTCTGCAATTAATTGATCTATTGTGTGGCAGTTCTGAAGTGAGGTCTAATGATGACCAACCAAACAAAACGAGCTTTACCGATATTGAAAAAGCCATTCTGACAGATATATTGGGCGATTTTGTCCATTCTTTTGAATTGGCTTGGCGTGACGTTATCGAGCTAGATGTAAAACTAGAGACAACAGAAACCAATCCACAGCTCTTACAAAACATGTCCCCTAATGAACCGGTCATTTTAGTGACATTTACGGTTGATTTGTTCGATGTGCGGACGTTTGCTAACATTTGCGTTCCCTACATATTTTTTGAAACGATTTTAGATAAATTGAGTTTGAAGAATTGGTTTGATACTGAAAGAGGAGCGGACCGTTCTGATAACAAACGAATAGAATCCAGTTTAAATTCTGCCAAAGTAAATCTGGAAGTACTTTTAGGAGAAGCTACCATGACCTTAGAAAACTTTTTGCAGTTGGAGTTGGGTGACATTATTCCACTAGAAGGAAAAACGTCAGATCCACTGGTTATGTCAGTCGAACAACGCCCACATTATCTTGTTAAACCGGGATTGAAAGGCAAAAATAGGGCAGTAGAAGTATTACAGTATATTGAAGGAGAGATAAACTGA
- the fliY gene encoding flagellar motor switch phosphatase FliY, producing MSNEMLSQEEIDAMLNGPTETLTDTMNAIDKDQEDIIGEVGNITMSQAATTLSSILSHRVTITTPRVSCVKFEEIIKESTTPKVVTTIEFKAGLVGSNLLMMDVTDAIIIADLMMDGDGDATGKEFTELELSAVGEAMNQMIGSSSTAMATMLERTVDILPPDVEVWENIEDVQYDKIAADTIVCKIAFKMKVDDLIESEIMQIFTLDTVSDISNIMMNGNDAEVLDHKKPTAQTQQPVQEKKPVVKTETADRVAIQTPGFQELIDNNTSNNVNNLDLIMDVPLHFSVMLGEKQKSIKDILSLGTGSVVELDKMTDEPLQIFVNNKLIAEGEVVVINESFGVRITNILSQEQRIKKLK from the coding sequence ATGAGTAATGAAATGCTATCTCAAGAAGAAATAGACGCGATGTTAAATGGGCCTACTGAAACACTAACGGATACAATGAATGCAATTGATAAAGACCAAGAAGATATCATTGGTGAAGTTGGAAATATCACGATGTCCCAAGCAGCAACGACGTTATCATCTATTTTAAGCCACCGTGTAACGATTACAACGCCACGTGTCTCTTGTGTGAAATTTGAAGAGATTATTAAAGAGAGCACGACACCTAAAGTGGTGACAACGATTGAATTTAAAGCAGGGTTAGTTGGCAGTAACTTATTAATGATGGATGTGACCGATGCCATCATTATCGCCGATCTAATGATGGATGGCGATGGCGATGCGACGGGCAAAGAATTCACGGAATTAGAATTGAGTGCAGTCGGCGAAGCCATGAATCAAATGATTGGCTCATCTTCAACAGCGATGGCAACCATGTTAGAACGAACAGTCGATATCCTACCACCAGACGTTGAAGTTTGGGAAAATATCGAAGACGTTCAATACGACAAAATTGCTGCAGATACCATTGTCTGTAAAATTGCGTTTAAAATGAAGGTTGACGACCTAATCGAAAGTGAAATCATGCAAATTTTTACACTGGATACAGTAAGTGATATTTCTAATATCATGATGAACGGGAACGATGCAGAAGTTTTAGACCATAAAAAGCCAACTGCTCAAACACAACAACCCGTTCAAGAAAAAAAACCAGTAGTAAAAACTGAAACAGCCGATCGAGTAGCCATTCAAACACCTGGATTCCAAGAATTAATCGATAACAACACATCAAATAATGTCAATAATCTGGATCTAATCATGGATGTTCCACTGCATTTCAGTGTCATGCTAGGCGAAAAACAAAAATCAATCAAAGATATCCTATCACTAGGCACAGGCTCAGTCGTCGAACTAGATAAAATGACCGACGAACCCCTACAAATATTTGTTAACAACAAACTAATAGCAGAAGGCGAAGTCGTCGTCATCAACGAAAGCTTCGGCGTCAGAATCACCAACATCCTAAGCCAAGAACAAAGAATCAAAAAACTAAAGTAA
- the flgM gene encoding flagellar biosynthesis anti-sigma factor FlgM: MKIENGYNSYLNAVRQSKDNIPTKNLSSKTEQVKKEDSVQVNISDTAKKMAQAKSAGSKDIDIEAIKKSVMDGTYSVSPEKIAQGMINAMNEQGK, encoded by the coding sequence ATGAAAATTGAAAATGGCTATAATAGCTACTTAAACGCGGTTCGTCAGAGCAAAGACAATATACCAACAAAAAATCTATCATCTAAAACTGAGCAGGTAAAAAAAGAAGATTCTGTTCAGGTCAATATTTCCGATACAGCTAAAAAAATGGCTCAAGCAAAATCTGCCGGTTCAAAAGATATCGATATCGAAGCAATTAAAAAATCTGTCATGGATGGAACGTACAGCGTTTCACCTGAAAAAATCGCTCAAGGTATGATCAATGCTATGAATGAGCAAGGGAAGTAA
- the flgN gene encoding flagellar export chaperone FlgN → MKKSTQVVETLKKFETVLLAEKEALIKNNSAKVIAVIAEKETFMEVLPTLDANGLNKEELSGIVEEIKQLQETNLLLTKQALQYQEKMMEAITDSAKTSGSTYSKNGQYSAEKQSSIIDQSL, encoded by the coding sequence ATGAAAAAATCAACTCAAGTGGTCGAAACACTAAAAAAATTTGAAACAGTCTTATTAGCAGAAAAAGAAGCCTTAATAAAAAATAATAGTGCTAAAGTTATCGCTGTGATAGCAGAAAAAGAAACCTTTATGGAAGTTCTTCCAACGCTTGATGCAAATGGACTCAATAAAGAAGAGTTGTCTGGAATTGTGGAAGAAATAAAACAATTACAAGAGACGAACTTATTGCTAACAAAGCAAGCTTTGCAGTATCAAGAAAAAATGATGGAAGCTATCACAGATAGCGCCAAGACATCAGGTTCAACCTACTCTAAGAACGGGCAATACAGTGCTGAAAAACAATCATCGATTATCGATCAATCCCTATAA
- the flgK gene encoding flagellar hook-associated protein FlgK, whose translation MSGLFGILNNATKGLNVQQSALQTTSHNVSNANAEGYSRQKVNMVADNPYAISGVGQLGTGVRISSVVRIVDPYVNKQLSNENSSLEMHKQKSDVLGQLEGIFNEPSETGLNKSISEVFSSWTHLGSNPELAAAKTMVAQNTENFTDNLNHMSNQIEKLHDGTVKSIEKDVLDFNSKVQQLSSLNKQIFNVAVKGDSPNDLLDQQDKLLGELAGITGVEASYDKFNRVSISVGGQEVLNGSTIKTLETSTVSVGGLVVNQENGDKTAITIESGSIKGSQESLVEIDNKKQDLNDLAFTFATAVNTIHSDGGEGIPLFDLSAATDGDYASTIKVNAAILNDVTKINAGKNISEVVGGDGTRAQAIASLQNTILGYPTATIEYDKDTMSITNQVGGSTVSGAYNSTVTEMGIVKQQADNMAESQEGLVSLLQARRESISGVSINEEVADTMKYQTAFQANSRIISVVSEMLDTLINRTGV comes from the coding sequence ATGTCAGGTTTATTTGGAATATTAAATAATGCAACTAAAGGTTTGAATGTTCAGCAATCAGCTTTACAAACAACCAGTCATAACGTAAGCAATGCAAATGCAGAAGGCTATTCAAGACAAAAAGTAAATATGGTAGCGGATAATCCCTATGCTATTTCTGGTGTTGGTCAGTTAGGAACTGGAGTGAGAATCTCATCTGTTGTGCGAATTGTAGACCCTTATGTCAATAAACAACTGTCAAATGAAAATTCATCTTTAGAGATGCACAAACAAAAATCAGATGTTCTTGGTCAGTTGGAAGGAATCTTTAATGAGCCTTCAGAAACGGGATTGAATAAAAGCATTAGCGAAGTCTTTTCTTCTTGGACACATTTAGGATCCAATCCAGAATTAGCGGCTGCTAAAACGATGGTGGCACAAAATACAGAAAATTTTACTGATAACTTGAACCATATGTCCAACCAAATAGAAAAATTGCACGATGGAACGGTTAAAAGTATTGAAAAAGACGTGTTAGATTTTAACTCAAAAGTACAACAGTTAAGTTCATTGAATAAGCAAATTTTTAATGTAGCGGTTAAAGGCGATTCACCAAACGACTTGTTAGACCAACAAGATAAGCTGTTAGGCGAACTAGCTGGAATTACTGGCGTAGAAGCCAGTTACGATAAATTTAATCGCGTAAGTATCAGCGTTGGTGGACAAGAAGTATTAAATGGAAGTACCATAAAAACGCTTGAAACATCAACAGTTTCCGTTGGAGGATTAGTAGTCAATCAAGAAAATGGGGACAAAACAGCTATTACGATTGAATCAGGCAGCATCAAAGGGTCGCAAGAATCGCTAGTAGAAATTGACAATAAAAAACAAGATTTAAATGATTTAGCTTTTACTTTTGCAACAGCCGTTAATACGATACATAGTGATGGTGGAGAAGGGATTCCTTTATTTGATTTGAGTGCAGCAACAGATGGCGATTATGCTTCAACCATTAAAGTGAATGCAGCGATCTTAAACGATGTGACTAAAATTAATGCTGGGAAAAATATTAGTGAAGTTGTTGGTGGAGACGGAACACGTGCCCAAGCGATTGCTTCTTTACAAAACACAATTTTAGGATATCCAACAGCGACTATCGAATACGATAAAGATACCATGTCTATTACCAATCAAGTTGGCGGATCAACCGTTTCGGGAGCTTATAACAGCACGGTAACGGAAATGGGAATTGTAAAACAACAAGCTGATAACATGGCTGAAAGTCAAGAAGGATTAGTAAGTCTTTTACAAGCTCGTCGTGAGTCTATTTCAGGTGTGTCTATTAACGAAGAAGTAGCTGATACAATGAAATACCAAACGGCATTTCAAGCTAATTCTCGTATTATTTCAGTCGTGTCAGAAATGCTCGATACGTTAATCAATCGAACAGGGGTGTAA
- the flgL gene encoding flagellar hook-associated protein FlgL, translating to MRVTDSLMSQSFLRNLSTNTSNMMKYQEQLSTLKEVNKPSDDPLRVSKILDLNNTIIQNDQYKTTINDAVQWTNVQDSALSSTTESLQRIKTLIQSSANDTMSHSDRQANKAEIESEIHGVVDALNTNFGGRYIFAGMNTTEVPFEVDTDDAGEITGIIYHGTKKSIVSANLSREIAPGVSIELNTDGNALMNEKGASDLPDNLGSFFNDVLKALDSDDTENLSGLLERADQQLENVVSNRAKTGAIFNRLESTLERNESEKLNLKTILSENQDIDLAEKYMEFTMEQTAYKASLSMGTQILQTNILDYL from the coding sequence ATGCGTGTAACAGATTCTTTAATGTCACAAAGTTTTTTAAGAAATTTAAGCACAAATACAAGTAATATGATGAAATACCAAGAACAACTATCTACGCTAAAAGAAGTGAATAAGCCTTCTGATGATCCGTTGCGTGTTTCTAAGATTTTAGACTTAAATAATACCATCATCCAAAATGATCAATATAAAACCACAATTAATGACGCTGTCCAATGGACGAATGTTCAAGACTCGGCTTTAAGCAGTACAACAGAGTCTTTACAGCGAATCAAAACACTGATTCAATCTTCGGCAAACGACACGATGAGTCATTCGGATCGTCAAGCCAATAAAGCTGAAATCGAATCAGAAATTCATGGCGTTGTAGATGCATTGAATACAAATTTTGGAGGACGTTATATATTTGCAGGGATGAACACAACTGAAGTACCTTTTGAAGTTGACACGGATGATGCTGGTGAAATTACCGGTATTATCTATCATGGAACAAAAAAATCTATTGTAAGTGCTAATCTATCTCGTGAAATTGCACCTGGTGTTTCAATCGAATTGAATACGGATGGAAATGCATTGATGAATGAGAAAGGTGCTTCTGACTTACCGGATAATTTAGGTTCTTTTTTCAATGATGTATTAAAAGCTTTAGATTCCGATGATACAGAAAATTTGTCTGGATTATTGGAGAGAGCTGATCAACAACTCGAAAATGTTGTATCTAACCGTGCTAAAACTGGAGCAATTTTCAATCGTTTAGAATCGACATTAGAGCGTAATGAAAGTGAAAAGCTAAACCTCAAAACGATCTTATCTGAAAATCAAGACATTGATTTAGCTGAAAAGTATATGGAATTTACAATGGAGCAAACTGCTTATAAAGCTTCTTTATCGATGGGTACGCAAATTTTACAAACGAACATACTAGACTATCTATAA
- a CDS encoding flagellin — MRINTNTAAMNTYSNLTSANASKSGSLAKLSSGLRINKAGDDAAGLAISEKMKNQISGMTQASRNAQDGISLIQTAEGALTETHSMLNRMRDLTVQAANDTNTKDDKTAIQGEIDSLTSEIERVATDTQFNTKGLLDGTKVLAVAVTGTDPTALGDVAGLAAITTAFSTLDTPVAVTTEAEAVTAFAAASDEDKETLLAAYNEKAVVTLDEKAVLGTKAKVGNSFSFQIGANAGENISVEISDMTKAGLGIDNIDVVNGDTDDILSQIDDAISSVSGQRADLGAVQNRLDHTVSNLATTKENLSEANSRITDVDMAEEMMSFTKSNILAQASTSMLAQANQMPQSVLSLLQ; from the coding sequence ATGAGAATTAATACAAATACAGCAGCAATGAATACTTACTCTAACTTAACATCAGCTAACGCTTCAAAAAGTGGTTCATTAGCTAAATTGTCATCAGGACTACGCATCAACAAAGCAGGAGATGACGCAGCAGGTTTAGCAATCTCAGAAAAAATGAAAAATCAAATCTCAGGTATGACTCAAGCTTCACGTAACGCACAAGATGGGATTTCATTGATTCAAACAGCAGAAGGTGCTTTAACTGAAACTCACAGTATGTTAAACCGTATGCGCGACTTAACTGTTCAAGCAGCTAATGACACTAACACTAAGGACGATAAAACAGCAATCCAAGGAGAAATTGATTCTTTAACTTCTGAAATTGAACGTGTTGCAACGGACACACAATTCAATACAAAAGGTTTATTAGATGGAACTAAAGTGCTCGCAGTAGCTGTAACAGGTACAGATCCTACAGCTTTAGGAGATGTAGCAGGTTTAGCAGCAATAACAACTGCATTTTCAACTCTTGATACTCCTGTAGCAGTAACAACTGAAGCTGAAGCAGTCACTGCATTTGCAGCTGCCTCTGATGAAGACAAAGAAACTTTATTAGCAGCTTATAATGAGAAGGCTGTAGTTACTTTGGATGAAAAAGCAGTGTTAGGAACAAAAGCAAAAGTAGGAAATTCATTCTCATTCCAAATCGGAGCAAATGCTGGTGAAAATATTAGTGTTGAAATTTCAGACATGACAAAAGCTGGACTAGGAATAGACAATATCGATGTTGTAAATGGCGATACTGATGATATTCTAAGCCAAATTGATGATGCTATTTCTTCTGTATCAGGTCAACGTGCTGATTTAGGTGCTGTTCAAAACCGTTTAGATCACACAGTTTCAAACTTAGCTACAACAAAAGAAAACTTATCAGAAGCTAACTCTCGTATTACTGACGTAGATATGGCTGAAGAAATGATGAGCTTTACTAAATCAAACATTCTTGCTCAAGCATCAACTTCAATGTTGGCTCAAGCAAACCAAATGCCTCAAAGCGTCCTTTCATTATTACAATAA
- a CDS encoding flagellar protein FlaG — protein MDIVQAINTVLQTRPIGIESSTQSKFKEEKTQYQQEQSQEVVFSKEELQKKVDEINEYVLGFNAQFSFKVHEGTGRTFVRLIDMQTHDIIKEIPPEKMMDVVAGIWDLMGIVVDRKE, from the coding sequence ATGGATATTGTTCAAGCTATCAATACTGTGCTTCAAACACGTCCGATTGGGATTGAATCAAGTACTCAATCTAAATTCAAAGAAGAAAAAACTCAATATCAGCAAGAACAGTCACAAGAAGTGGTTTTTTCCAAAGAAGAATTGCAAAAAAAAGTAGATGAAATAAATGAGTATGTTCTAGGCTTCAATGCACAATTTTCATTTAAAGTGCACGAAGGAACAGGGAGAACATTTGTACGGTTGATTGACATGCAGACACACGATATTATCAAAGAAATTCCACCAGAAAAAATGATGGATGTTGTCGCTGGAATATGGGATTTAATGGGTATTGTAGTAGATAGAAAGGAATGA